The proteins below are encoded in one region of Amycolatopsis magusensis:
- a CDS encoding pyridoxamine 5'-phosphate oxidase family protein: MGGSRAEALSHGECLDLLERAGVGRVVYTKHAMPAIDLVGYTMRDGAVIIRSSGDSELPAALRNAVVAFQADRFSSDLTAGWTVSVVGHATEISDRAELARLSGAALTPWATSPADRFHKITVKLASGTRIGDGR; this comes from the coding sequence ATGGGCGGTTCACGCGCGGAGGCGCTGAGCCACGGCGAGTGCCTTGACCTGCTGGAAAGGGCCGGGGTGGGGCGGGTGGTGTACACCAAGCACGCGATGCCGGCGATCGATCTGGTCGGCTACACCATGCGCGACGGCGCGGTGATCATCCGCAGCTCCGGCGACAGCGAACTGCCCGCGGCGCTGCGCAACGCGGTGGTGGCCTTCCAGGCCGACCGCTTCTCGTCCGATCTGACCGCGGGCTGGACGGTGAGCGTGGTCGGGCACGCCACCGAGATCTCCGACCGCGCCGAACTGGCCCGGCTCTCCGGCGCCGCGCTGACGCCGTGGGCGACCTCGCCGGCCGACCGGTTCCACAAGATCACCGTGAAACTGGCGTCCGGCACCCGGATCGGCGACGGCCGATGA
- a CDS encoding 1,4-alpha-glucan branching protein domain-containing protein has product MTEHEGTFCLVLHSHLPWLAHHGSWPVGEEWLYQAWAHSYLPVVDLLRRFADEGKRDVLTLGVTPVLAAQLDDPYCLRAFHHWLGHWQLRARQASTLWSGDPLLRSLAADEHLAADHACEELETRWRHGFSPVLRSLVDSGTIELLGGPATHPFQPLLDPRVRAFALRTGLTDTQLRVGHRPEGIWAPECGYAPGMEADYAAAGVQRFLVDGPSLRGDTSAARTVGSSDVVCFGRDLEVTYRVWSPKAGYPGHGAYRDFHTWDHNVGLKPSRVTGKQVEPGDKAPYDPALAADTLRLHVKDFVDTVVTRLRSLRAQHGRESLVVAAYDTELFGHWWHEGPAWLEAVLRALPEAGVRVTTLRGALDAGHLGAPVDLPASSWGSGKDWRVWDGEQVADMVTANTELQQRLLALPPGARGHRDPVRDQLVTEALLALSSDWAFMVTKDSAADYARRRARVHTERFDALAGGSPSAGWDRPFGHLDARDLL; this is encoded by the coding sequence GTGACCGAGCACGAGGGCACGTTCTGCCTGGTCCTGCACAGCCACCTGCCGTGGCTGGCGCATCACGGGTCCTGGCCGGTCGGCGAGGAATGGCTGTACCAGGCGTGGGCGCATTCGTACCTGCCGGTGGTGGACCTGCTGCGCCGCTTCGCCGACGAGGGCAAGCGCGATGTGCTCACCCTCGGCGTCACCCCGGTGCTGGCCGCGCAACTGGACGACCCGTACTGCCTGCGGGCTTTCCACCACTGGCTCGGGCACTGGCAACTGCGCGCACGGCAGGCTTCCACGCTGTGGTCCGGCGATCCGCTGCTGCGCTCTCTGGCCGCCGATGAACACCTGGCCGCGGATCACGCCTGCGAGGAGCTGGAAACCCGGTGGCGCCACGGGTTCTCGCCGGTCCTTCGGTCCCTTGTGGACTCCGGAACGATCGAGCTGCTCGGCGGCCCGGCGACCCACCCGTTCCAGCCGCTGCTCGACCCGCGCGTGCGGGCTTTCGCGCTGCGGACCGGTCTCACGGACACCCAGCTGCGCGTCGGTCACCGTCCGGAAGGGATCTGGGCGCCGGAATGCGGTTACGCGCCGGGGATGGAGGCCGACTACGCGGCCGCTGGGGTGCAACGGTTCCTGGTGGACGGCCCTTCGCTGCGCGGTGACACTTCCGCGGCGCGGACGGTCGGCTCGTCGGACGTGGTGTGTTTCGGGCGAGACCTCGAAGTGACCTACCGCGTGTGGTCACCGAAGGCGGGTTACCCGGGGCATGGGGCCTATCGGGACTTCCACACCTGGGACCACAACGTCGGCCTGAAGCCCTCGCGGGTGACCGGCAAGCAGGTCGAGCCCGGGGACAAGGCGCCCTACGACCCGGCACTGGCCGCGGACACGCTTCGCTTGCACGTCAAGGATTTCGTGGACACCGTGGTGACGCGGTTGCGTTCGCTGCGGGCGCAGCACGGACGTGAGTCGCTGGTCGTCGCGGCGTACGACACCGAGCTTTTCGGACACTGGTGGCACGAAGGCCCGGCGTGGCTGGAGGCGGTGCTGCGAGCGCTGCCGGAGGCGGGCGTGCGGGTGACCACGCTGCGCGGCGCCCTGGACGCCGGCCACCTGGGCGCGCCGGTGGACCTGCCCGCGTCTTCGTGGGGTTCGGGCAAGGACTGGCGGGTGTGGGACGGCGAGCAGGTCGCCGACATGGTCACCGCGAACACCGAGCTGCAGCAGCGCTTGCTCGCCCTGCCGCCGGGCGCGCGCGGCCACCGGGATCCCGTGCGGGACCAGCTGGTGACCGAGGCGCTGCTGGCGTTGTCCAGCGACTGGGCGTTCATGGTCACCAAGGACTCCGCCGCGGACTACGCTCGGCGCCGGGCGCGCGTGCACACCGAGCGCTTCGACGCGCTGGCCGGCGGTTCGCCGTCGGCTGGTTGGGACCGGCCGTTCGGGCACCTGGATGCCCGCGATCTGCTGTGA
- a CDS encoding M28 family metallopeptidase has translation MKRLRHALVLVAASALPIAVLSAPATAAPALAAPDIPVANVQAHLTALQNIATANGGNRAHGRAGYKASIDYVKGKLDAAGYQTQLHTFSYNGATGYNLIADWPGGDPNQVIMAGGHLDSVTVGPGINDNGSGSAGLLEVALTVAKQNLQPQKHLRFGWWGAEELGLIGSTRYVNSLTTAQRSLIKAYVNFDMTGSPNPAYFVYSSSGQPTGSSAIENTLKAGFQAKGVATEPTNVGGRSDHAAFARAGIPIGGTFSGAEGIKTSAQAQKWGGTAGQAYDRCYHRSCDTTSNISVTSLDRHTDVIAHTLWSLSGAPARAALDCVRCPI, from the coding sequence GTGAAGAGACTGCGTCACGCGCTGGTCCTGGTGGCCGCGTCCGCACTGCCGATCGCAGTGCTGAGCGCGCCTGCCACCGCCGCCCCCGCACTCGCGGCCCCGGACATCCCGGTGGCGAACGTGCAGGCCCACCTCACCGCTCTGCAGAACATCGCCACGGCCAACGGCGGCAACCGCGCCCACGGTCGCGCCGGGTACAAGGCCTCGATCGACTACGTGAAGGGCAAGCTCGACGCCGCCGGCTACCAGACGCAGCTCCACACCTTCAGCTACAACGGGGCCACCGGCTACAACCTGATCGCCGACTGGCCAGGCGGCGACCCGAACCAGGTGATCATGGCGGGCGGGCACCTGGACAGCGTCACCGTCGGCCCCGGCATCAACGACAACGGCAGCGGTTCGGCCGGGCTGCTCGAGGTGGCGCTGACCGTGGCCAAGCAGAACCTGCAACCGCAGAAGCACCTGCGCTTCGGCTGGTGGGGGGCCGAAGAACTGGGGCTGATCGGTTCGACCCGGTACGTGAACAGCCTGACCACCGCCCAGCGTTCGCTGATCAAGGCGTACGTGAACTTCGACATGACGGGCTCGCCGAACCCGGCGTACTTCGTCTATTCGAGCTCCGGCCAGCCCACCGGTTCGTCCGCCATCGAGAACACGCTGAAGGCCGGGTTCCAGGCCAAGGGCGTGGCCACCGAGCCGACCAACGTCGGCGGCCGGTCCGACCACGCCGCGTTCGCCCGGGCGGGCATCCCGATCGGCGGCACGTTCAGCGGCGCCGAGGGCATCAAGACCTCGGCGCAGGCGCAGAAGTGGGGCGGCACCGCCGGGCAGGCCTACGACCGGTGCTACCACCGCTCGTGCGACACCACCAGCAACATCAGCGTCACCTCGCTGGACCGGCACACCGACGTCATCGCCCACACCCTGTGGTCGCTGAGCGGTGCCCCGGCCAGGGCCGCGCTCGACTGCGTGCGCTGCCCGATCTGA
- a CDS encoding glycoside hydrolase family 2 protein, which yields MSTDWKPKEPILPTPWTHEAGPDHALPEYPRPRLVRDRWLNLNGLWEYTTEQSRGERILVPYPPESTLSGIGRHDDLMWYRRTFEIPPDWAGDRVLLHFGAVDQRARVWVNHQLVAEHEGGFTEFSADITDALRVSGPQEVLVRAEDRVDIGTHPLGKQRLDPGGILYTGASGIWQTVWLEPVPRHHIRRLDIDSDLTGLTVTPRVSGGERAEVVVSTPDGEEVARADGPAGRAIRVEVPSPRWWSPDDPYLYDLTVHLGEDTVRGYAGLRTIGIARDERGRPRIALNGRITFLHGPLDQGYWPDGVYTAPTDEALRFDLEKTKELGFNFVRKHAKVEPARWYYWTDKLGLLVWQDMPSLPVLLDNPPGPQAPPVPEARQRFEAELLELIDQLRGVTSLVGWVPFNEGWGEYDTVRISALVREADPTRMVNASSGVNCCHSHHDTGAGDIYDDHTYVGPGRPEIIDARVTVDGEYGGLGLVLPDHVWPGPPMAYEMTGSPEELTRRYAEVSTELARLVPELGLSGAIYTQTTDVENEVNGFFTYDRRQVKLDIAVATAHNRQAIEAGGQAQDR from the coding sequence ATGAGCACGGACTGGAAGCCCAAGGAGCCCATCCTGCCCACCCCGTGGACGCACGAGGCCGGCCCGGACCACGCGCTGCCGGAGTACCCGCGCCCCCGCCTGGTGCGCGACCGCTGGCTGAACCTCAACGGGCTGTGGGAATACACCACCGAGCAGAGCCGCGGCGAGCGGATCCTGGTGCCGTACCCGCCCGAGTCCACGCTGTCCGGGATCGGCAGGCACGACGACCTCATGTGGTACCGCCGCACCTTCGAAATCCCACCCGATTGGGCGGGTGACCGGGTGCTGCTGCACTTCGGCGCGGTCGACCAGCGTGCCCGGGTCTGGGTGAACCACCAGCTGGTCGCCGAGCACGAGGGCGGCTTCACCGAATTCAGCGCGGACATCACGGACGCGCTGCGGGTTAGCGGGCCGCAGGAGGTCCTGGTCCGGGCCGAGGACCGCGTCGACATCGGCACGCACCCGCTGGGCAAGCAGCGCCTGGACCCGGGCGGCATCCTCTACACCGGCGCGTCCGGCATCTGGCAGACCGTCTGGCTCGAACCCGTGCCGCGCCACCACATCCGGCGTCTCGACATCGACAGCGACCTGACCGGGCTCACCGTCACCCCGCGCGTGTCCGGTGGTGAGCGGGCGGAGGTCGTGGTCAGCACGCCGGACGGCGAGGAGGTCGCCCGCGCCGACGGGCCCGCCGGCCGGGCCATCCGCGTCGAGGTGCCGTCGCCGCGGTGGTGGTCGCCGGACGACCCCTACCTCTACGACCTGACCGTCCACCTGGGTGAAGACACGGTCCGCGGGTACGCCGGGCTGCGCACGATCGGCATCGCCCGCGACGAGCGAGGGAGGCCGCGGATCGCGTTGAACGGCCGCATCACCTTCCTGCACGGCCCGCTCGACCAGGGCTACTGGCCCGACGGCGTCTACACCGCGCCCACCGACGAGGCGCTGCGGTTCGACCTGGAGAAGACCAAGGAACTCGGCTTCAACTTCGTCCGCAAGCACGCCAAGGTCGAACCGGCACGCTGGTACTACTGGACCGACAAGCTCGGCCTGCTGGTGTGGCAGGACATGCCGTCGCTGCCGGTGCTGCTCGACAACCCGCCGGGCCCGCAGGCGCCGCCGGTGCCGGAAGCGCGCCAGCGGTTCGAGGCCGAGTTGCTGGAGCTGATCGACCAGCTGCGCGGCGTCACCTCCCTGGTCGGCTGGGTGCCGTTCAACGAAGGCTGGGGCGAGTACGACACCGTGCGGATCTCCGCGCTGGTGCGCGAAGCCGACCCGACCCGGATGGTGAACGCGAGCAGCGGGGTCAACTGCTGCCATTCGCACCACGACACCGGCGCGGGTGACATCTACGACGACCACACCTACGTCGGCCCCGGCCGTCCCGAGATCATCGACGCCCGGGTGACCGTCGACGGCGAATACGGCGGGCTCGGCCTGGTCCTCCCCGATCACGTCTGGCCGGGACCGCCGATGGCGTACGAGATGACCGGCAGCCCCGAGGAACTCACCCGCCGCTACGCCGAGGTGAGCACCGAACTCGCGCGGCTCGTGCCCGAACTGGGCCTGTCCGGGGCCATCTACACCCAGACCACGGACGTCGAGAACGAGGTGAACGGATTTTTCACCTACGACCGCAGGCAGGTGAAACTCGACATCGCCGTGGCCACGGCACACAATCGACAGGCGATCGAGGCGGGTGGTCAGGCCCAAGATCGGTGA
- a CDS encoding GAF domain-containing sensor histidine kinase — translation MTEGEVLRLVVVRARELLGADHTLLVLPDDGALAEAVEALVVIAAAGPAADGFDGRRLPLSRTIGGAVFRSGKARRALSPGAGLDDRFGPALAVPLRAGDEVSGVLIALRDKGGEPFEANRVPVAEGVAEQAALAVRTAREQLHQYELDLLNERDRIARELHDHVIQRVFAVGLSLQSIRHRAESPELRRRLGECVEDLQEVVREIRGTIFDLHGDPEGATWLRRRLQQVIGELVEDSGMRSVVRMTGPLSVVPPDLAEHAEAVVREAVRNTVRHAGAKTVTVAVAVENELSIGVSDDGAGIAPELIHSGLAALAARAADAGGTLHVQASPEGGTRLLWSVPLP, via the coding sequence GTGACCGAGGGTGAGGTCCTGCGCTTGGTGGTCGTCCGCGCCCGCGAGCTGCTCGGCGCCGACCACACCCTCCTGGTGCTGCCCGACGACGGCGCACTGGCCGAAGCGGTCGAAGCCCTGGTGGTGATCGCCGCCGCCGGACCGGCCGCGGACGGGTTCGACGGCAGACGGCTCCCGCTCAGCCGCACGATCGGCGGCGCGGTGTTCCGCTCCGGCAAGGCGCGTCGCGCGCTGTCGCCGGGGGCCGGGCTGGACGACCGCTTCGGACCCGCGCTGGCTGTCCCGCTGCGGGCCGGGGACGAGGTGTCCGGAGTGCTGATCGCGTTGCGGGACAAGGGCGGCGAGCCCTTCGAGGCCAACCGGGTGCCGGTCGCGGAGGGCGTCGCCGAGCAGGCCGCGCTGGCCGTGCGGACCGCGCGCGAGCAACTGCACCAGTACGAACTGGACCTGCTCAACGAACGCGACCGGATCGCCCGCGAACTGCACGACCACGTGATCCAGCGGGTGTTCGCGGTCGGCCTGTCGCTGCAGAGCATCCGCCATCGCGCCGAATCCCCGGAACTCCGGCGGCGGCTGGGGGAGTGCGTGGAGGACCTGCAGGAGGTGGTCCGCGAGATCCGCGGCACGATCTTCGACCTGCACGGCGACCCGGAGGGCGCGACCTGGCTGCGGCGACGGCTGCAGCAGGTGATCGGCGAGCTGGTCGAGGACAGCGGGATGCGCTCGGTCGTGCGGATGACCGGACCGCTCAGCGTGGTCCCGCCGGATCTCGCCGAGCACGCGGAAGCGGTGGTGCGGGAGGCGGTGCGCAACACCGTGCGCCACGCCGGGGCGAAGACGGTGACCGTGGCGGTGGCGGTGGAGAACGAACTGAGCATCGGCGTCTCCGACGACGGCGCCGGCATCGCGCCCGAGCTGATCCACAGTGGACTGGCCGCGCTGGCGGCGCGCGCGGCGGACGCCGGTGGCACGCTGCACGTGCAGGCTTCGCCCGAAGGGGGCACCCGGTTGCTCTGGTCGGTGCCCCTGCCCTGA
- a CDS encoding glutathione peroxidase: MGIKDIEVETLDGEPTTLGALGDKVLLVVNVASKCGLTPQYTGLEKLQERFGARGFSVVGFPCNQFAGQEPGSASEIQTFCSTTYGVTFPLFAKTEVNGPGRHPLYAALTATPDADGEAGDVQWNFEKFLVDTDGSILARFRPRIEPEDEAVLKSIEAALP, encoded by the coding sequence ATGGGGATCAAGGACATCGAGGTGGAAACGCTCGACGGTGAGCCCACCACGCTCGGCGCACTGGGCGACAAGGTGCTGCTGGTGGTGAACGTGGCGTCGAAGTGCGGGCTGACGCCCCAGTACACCGGCTTGGAGAAGCTGCAGGAGCGTTTCGGCGCGCGGGGCTTCTCGGTGGTCGGGTTCCCGTGCAACCAGTTCGCCGGTCAGGAGCCGGGGAGCGCGTCGGAAATCCAGACCTTCTGCTCGACCACTTATGGCGTGACCTTCCCGCTGTTCGCGAAGACCGAGGTGAACGGCCCAGGCCGGCACCCGCTCTACGCCGCCCTCACCGCCACCCCCGATGCCGACGGCGAAGCTGGGGATGTGCAGTGGAACTTCGAAAAATTCCTCGTAGACACGGACGGCTCGATCCTGGCGCGCTTCCGCCCCCGCATCGAGCCCGAGGATGAAGCCGTACTCAAATCCATCGAAGCCGCCCTGCCCTAA
- a CDS encoding response regulator, with protein MIRVFLVDDHEVVRRGVAHLLEADADLEVVGEAGTAAQALARIPALCPDIAVLDVRLPDGNGVELCRDLRSRVPGLNCLMLTSFTDEQAMLDAILAGAGGYVIKDIDGLRLVSAVHDVGSGLSLLDNRAAAALMAKLRADVAADGPLATLSDRERELLGFISDGLTNRQIAVRMNLAEKTVKNYVSRLLTKLGMQRRTQAAVLATRLRGQRSGG; from the coding sequence ATGATCAGGGTCTTCCTGGTCGACGACCACGAGGTGGTCCGCCGCGGGGTCGCGCACCTGCTCGAGGCCGACGCGGACCTGGAGGTGGTCGGCGAAGCGGGCACGGCGGCGCAGGCACTGGCACGGATCCCCGCCTTGTGCCCGGACATCGCGGTGCTCGACGTGCGCCTGCCGGACGGCAACGGGGTGGAGCTGTGCCGCGATCTGCGGTCGCGGGTGCCCGGCCTGAACTGCCTGATGCTCACCTCGTTCACCGACGAGCAGGCCATGCTCGACGCGATTCTGGCCGGTGCGGGCGGGTACGTGATCAAGGACATCGACGGCCTGCGGCTGGTCTCCGCCGTGCACGACGTCGGTTCCGGGCTGTCGCTGCTGGACAACCGGGCGGCCGCCGCGCTGATGGCGAAGCTGCGCGCGGACGTGGCCGCCGACGGCCCGCTGGCCACGCTGTCCGATCGGGAACGCGAACTGCTCGGCTTCATCAGCGACGGCCTGACCAACCGGCAGATCGCCGTGCGGATGAACCTCGCCGAGAAGACCGTGAAGAACTACGTTTCGCGCCTGCTGACGAAACTCGGCATGCAGCGCCGCACGCAGGCCGCGGTCCTGGCGACCCGGCTGCGCGGGCAGCGATCCGGCGGCTGA
- a CDS encoding NAD(P)H nitroreductase produces the protein MAGPDERTVRTAIELAVRAPSVHNSQPWRWRTGGDALELHAGRDRQVPETDPDGAELLLACGVALHHLRIGFAVQGWRTRVHRLPDALEPGHLATVELSRGEPGADEVALAAAIPRRRSDRRRYEPRRPPESHLSLIADRAEATGAVVRAVEDRRARPQLVRALAECARYQLLGPAVLLELAGGHWPPCVPDHDHESVLLTIGTAADDRLARLRAGEALSEILLAATGLGLASCALTDPLGVADVRQVLSKELLDGAHAQVVCRLGWARLNAEPLPATTRRPLDEVVQNLTAVAV, from the coding sequence ATGGCTGGTCCGGACGAGCGAACCGTGCGAACCGCGATCGAGCTGGCCGTGCGTGCCCCGTCGGTGCACAACTCGCAGCCATGGCGCTGGCGCACCGGCGGCGACGCGCTGGAACTCCACGCCGGACGCGACCGCCAGGTGCCGGAGACCGACCCGGACGGCGCCGAGCTCCTGCTGGCCTGCGGCGTCGCGCTGCACCACTTGCGAATCGGTTTCGCCGTGCAGGGCTGGCGCACCCGCGTGCACCGGCTGCCCGATGCGCTCGAACCCGGGCACCTGGCCACGGTGGAGCTGTCCCGCGGGGAACCGGGAGCCGACGAGGTCGCGCTGGCGGCCGCGATCCCGCGCCGCCGCTCCGACCGGCGCCGGTACGAACCGAGGCGTCCCCCGGAGTCCCACCTCTCCCTGATCGCGGACCGCGCGGAAGCCACCGGCGCGGTGGTGCGTGCGGTCGAGGACCGCCGGGCGCGGCCACAGCTGGTGCGGGCGCTCGCCGAATGCGCCCGCTACCAGCTGCTGGGCCCGGCCGTGCTGCTCGAACTCGCCGGCGGGCACTGGCCGCCGTGCGTGCCGGACCACGACCACGAGTCCGTGCTGCTGACCATCGGCACCGCCGCCGACGACCGCCTGGCGCGGTTGCGGGCGGGGGAGGCGCTGAGCGAGATCCTGCTGGCCGCCACCGGGCTCGGCCTGGCGAGCTGTGCGCTGACCGATCCGCTCGGGGTCGCCGATGTGCGGCAGGTGCTGTCGAAGGAACTGCTGGACGGTGCGCACGCGCAGGTCGTGTGCCGCCTCGGCTGGGCACGGCTGAACGCCGAACCCCTGCCCGCCACCACACGACGACCGCTGGACGAGGTGGTGCAGAACCTCACCGCCGTCGCCGTGTGA
- a CDS encoding glycosyltransferase family 4 protein produces the protein MRVLMLSWEYPPVVVGGLARHVHALARHLVRDGHEVVVLCRHVAGTDASTHPQTDRVVEGVRIIRVAEDPMHVTFERDLVAWTLAMGHAMVRAGNELLRGWQPEVVHAHDWLVTHPAIALADAARVPLVGTIHATEAGRHSGWLSHPLNQQVHSVEWWLANRSDALITCSQAMRAEVGHLFEVTPDEITVIHNGIEERGWQVPAAEVEHARRTYSPEGAPLLLYFGRLEWEKGVQDLLAALPRIRRDHPGTRLVVAGKGRHLEELVEQAKKLRVRRAVEFVGHLSDRDLRAVLSAADAVVLPSRYEPFGIVALEAAAAKAPLVASTAGGLGEVVVDGVTGLAFTPGDVTALGTAVDTVLADAGAARRRAAAAQARLAADFDWCRIAEDTAAVYRRAKVGEPEVLGRPKIATGNAFPG, from the coding sequence ATGCGCGTGTTGATGCTCTCCTGGGAGTACCCGCCGGTCGTGGTCGGCGGGCTGGCCCGGCACGTCCACGCGCTGGCCAGGCACCTGGTCCGCGACGGGCACGAGGTCGTGGTGCTCTGCCGCCACGTCGCCGGCACGGACGCGTCGACGCACCCGCAGACCGATCGGGTGGTCGAGGGCGTCCGGATCATCCGGGTCGCCGAGGACCCCATGCACGTGACCTTCGAACGCGACCTGGTGGCCTGGACGCTGGCCATGGGCCACGCGATGGTCCGCGCCGGGAACGAACTGCTGCGCGGCTGGCAGCCCGAGGTGGTGCACGCCCACGACTGGCTGGTCACGCACCCCGCCATCGCGCTGGCCGACGCCGCGCGCGTGCCGCTGGTCGGCACGATCCACGCCACCGAGGCCGGACGGCACTCGGGCTGGCTGTCGCACCCGCTCAACCAGCAGGTGCACTCGGTCGAGTGGTGGCTGGCGAACCGGTCCGACGCGCTGATCACCTGCTCGCAGGCGATGCGCGCCGAGGTCGGGCACCTGTTCGAGGTGACGCCGGACGAGATCACCGTGATCCACAACGGCATCGAGGAACGCGGCTGGCAGGTGCCCGCCGCGGAGGTCGAGCACGCGCGGCGGACCTACAGCCCCGAAGGCGCTCCCCTGCTGCTCTACTTCGGCCGCCTGGAGTGGGAGAAGGGTGTGCAGGACCTGCTCGCCGCCCTGCCGCGCATCCGGCGCGACCACCCCGGCACCCGGCTGGTGGTCGCGGGCAAGGGGCGGCACCTGGAGGAACTGGTCGAGCAGGCCAAGAAGCTGCGGGTCCGGCGGGCGGTGGAGTTCGTCGGCCACCTGTCGGACCGGGACCTGCGGGCGGTCCTGTCCGCGGCGGACGCCGTGGTGCTGCCGAGCCGGTACGAGCCGTTCGGGATCGTCGCGCTGGAAGCCGCGGCCGCGAAGGCGCCCTTGGTGGCGTCGACCGCGGGCGGGCTCGGCGAGGTGGTCGTCGACGGCGTGACCGGGCTCGCGTTCACGCCGGGTGACGTCACCGCGCTGGGTACCGCGGTGGACACCGTGCTGGCGGACGCCGGGGCCGCGCGACGCCGCGCCGCCGCCGCGCAGGCCCGGCTGGCCGCGGACTTCGACTGGTGCCGCATCGCCGAAGACACCGCCGCCGTCTACCGCCGGGCGAAGGTCGGGGAGCCCGAGGTCCTGGGCCGCCCGAAGATCGCCACCGGCAACGCCTTCCCTGGTTGA